One genomic window of Medicago truncatula cultivar Jemalong A17 chromosome 1, MtrunA17r5.0-ANR, whole genome shotgun sequence includes the following:
- the LOC120580141 gene encoding putative proline-rich receptor-like protein kinase PERK6 codes for MISVTENSENSADGNIVIETNDGVAHNVERVFVLQILTKYGLADNNGFAHDNHAFAADNANGADNNGAGADDNANGLAHDNHAFAADNANGADNNGAGADDNANGLAHDNNANGAGNQNGV; via the exons ATGATCTCGGTGACCGAAAACTCTGAAAATTCAGCTGATGGCAATATTGTTATCGAAACAAATGATGGAGTTGCTCACAATGTTGAACGAGTCTTTGTGCTGCAGATTCTGACAAAGTATGGCCTTGCCGACAACAATGGTTTTGCTCATGACAACCATGCTTTTGCTGCTGACAACGCAAATGGTGCTGACAACAATGGTGCAGGGGCTGATGACAACGCAAATGGTCTTGCTCATGACAACCATGCTTTTGCTGCTGACAATGCAAATGGTGCTGACAACAATGGTGCAGGGGCTGATGACAACGCAAATGGTCTTGCTCATGACAACAATGCAAATG GTGCAGGGAATCAAAATGGTGTGTAA
- the LOC11415306 gene encoding transcription factor bHLH140, producing MDMDLDNNKDAKPILVILVGAPGSGKSTFCEEVMRSSSRTWLRVCQDTIGNGKAGSKAQCLSSAARGLKDGKSVFIDRCNLNREQRSDFLKLRGESQIDIHAVVLDLPAKLCISRSVKRSGHEGNLQGGKAAAVVNRMLQSKELPKLSEGFNRITFCQSESNVKDAIDTYQKLGPLENLSHGCFGQKNPDSKIQSSIMKFLKKAEVPVDTASKENTIGDSTSQTSGKNDSLCKDMEKIPSAHDNSKLGSKDIEGQTNIPAGSCHNQVSLDDTPTLAFPSISTADFQFNHDKAADIIVEKVVEYSNKMENARLVLVDLTHRSKILSLVKSKAAEKNVDTQKFFTHVGDITRLYSTGGLRCNVIANAANWRLKPGGGGVNASIFDAAGPELESATKEKAKTVSPGNAVVVPLPSSSPLFTREGVTHVIHVLGPNMNPQRPNCLNNDYERGCKVLQDAYASLFEGFASIVRNTVHQNENLGKKSLELQDQSEQCSRNTDQKSKRDADHELEKSKKYKGTHDGFDTTFTGSRDEKVDSEHKRTDGSTKKAWGSWAQALHLIAMHPEKHKDDLLEISEDIVVLNDMYPKAQKHVLVLARSGGLDCLSDVQNEHLSVLKRMHAVGLKWAEKFLSENSSLVFRLGYHSVPSMRQLHLHVISQDFDSKHLKNKKHWNSFNTAFFRDSVDIIDEVSIHGKATLKDDDKLLSMELRCHKCKSAHPNIPRLKSHISSCQAPFPANLLENGRLVGACTK from the exons ATGGACATGGACCTCGACAACAACAAAG ATGCAAAACCCATTTTGGTAATCTTAGTTGGTGCACCTGGAAGCGGGAAATCCACCTTCTGTGAAGAAGTTATGCGTTCCTCTTCTCGCACATGGCTTCGCGTTTGTCAG GACACTATTGGAAACGGTAAAGCAGGAAGTAAAGCTCAATGCCTAAGTAGTGCAGCTAGAGGATTGAAAGATGGGAAGAGTGTATTCATTGACAGGTGCAATCTTAATAGAGAACAGCGGTCAGATTTTTTAAAGCTTCGGGGTGAATCCCAAATAGATATCCATGCAGTTGTACTCGACCTTCCTGCCAAGCTGTGTATTTCTCGATCTGTTAAACGATCTGGGCATGAAGGAAATTTGCAAGGTGGAAAAGCTGCTGCAGTTGTGAATAGAATGCTTCAAAGTAAAGAGTTGCCCAAATTAAGCGAAGGCTTTAACCGAATAACATTTTGTCAGAGTGAGAGTAATGTCAAAGATGCTATTGATACATATCAAAAACTTGGGCCACTGGAGAACCTTTCACATGGCTGCTTCGGTCAGAAAAATCCAGATTCCAAAATCCAATCTAGTATAATGAAATTCCTGAAAAAGGCAGAGGTACCAGTTGATACTGCATCTAAAGAAAATACCATTGGAGACTCTACTTCCCAGACTTCTGGAAAAAATGATTCCCTCTGCAAAGATATGGAAAAAATCCCATCAGCGCATGATAATTCCAAGTTAGGGTCAAAAGATATAGAAGGTCAGACTAATATACCTGCTGGTTCCTGTCACAATCAAGTTTCTCTTGATGATACTCCGACTCTGGCATTTCCCTCTATTTCAACAGCAGATTTCCAATTCAACCATGACAAGGCAGCAGATATTATTGTTGAGAAGGTTGTAGAGTACTCAAATAAGATGGAGAATGCCAGACTTGTTCTAGTTGATTTGACACATAGATCAAAAATTTTGTCCTTAGTTAAATCCAAAGCGGCAGAAAAGAACGTCGACACCCAGAAGTTCTTTACCCATGTTGGAGACATCACTCGCCTTTATTCAACTGGAGGTTTGCGCTGTAATGTCATTGCAAATGCTGCGAACTG GCGACTGAAACCTGGCGGTGGAGGTGTTAATGCATCAATTTTTGATGCCGCAGGTCCTGAACTGGAGTCTGCAACCAAAGAAAAAGCGAAGACTGTTTCACCTGGGAATGCTGTTGTTGTCCCTctaccttcatcttctcctttgTTCACCAGAGAAGGTGTGACCCATGTCATACACGTCCTTGGACCTAATATGAATCCACAAAGACCAAATTGTCTGAACAATGATTATGAAAGAGGCTGCAAGGTTCTCCAGGATGCTTATGCATCACTATTTGAAGGTTTTGCATCAATTGTTAGGAACACGGTACATCAAAATGAAAACCTTGGAAAAAAGTCTTTGGAGTTGCAAGATCAGTCTGAACAGTGTTCCAGAAATACCGATCAAAAGAGTAAGAGAGATGCTGATCACGAATTGGAAAAAAGCAAGAAATACAAGGGAACCCATGATGGTTTTGACACGACCTTTACGGGTTCTAGAGATGAAAAGGTAGATTCAGAGCATAAAAGAACCGATGGGAGCACAAAGAAGGCATGGGGATCATGGGCTCAAGCTCTTCATCTAATAGCTATGCATCCTGAAAAGCATAAGGATGACTTGCTTGAAATTTCAGAGGACATTGTTGTATTGAATGATATGTATCCTAAG GCACAAAAACATGTTCTGGTGTTGGCACGGAGTGGAGGTCTCGATTGCCTGTCAGATGTCCAAAATGAGCACCTTTCGGTATTGAAAAGGATGCATGCAGTGGGTTTAAAATGGGCTGAGAAATTCTTGAGTGAGAATTCTTCACTGGTATTTCGCCTTGGATATCACTCG GTTCCTTCAATGCGACAACTACATTTACATGTTATTAGCCAGGACTTTGACTCAAAACATTTGAAGAATAAGAAGCACTGGAACTCGTTTAACACTGCTTTCTTTCGCGACTCAGTAGATATAATTGATGAGGTATCTATTCATGGAAAAGCAACATTGAAAGATGATGACAAGCTACTGTCTATGGAGTTGAGGTGCCACAAATGTAAAAGTGCACATCCAAACATACCCCGCTTAAAGTCACATATTAGTAGCTGTCAAGCACCCTTTCCTGCTAACCTACTCGAAAACGGGCGTTTGGTTGGTGCCTGCACCAAGTAA
- the LOC11422487 gene encoding L10-interacting MYB domain-containing protein translates to MELESNNQPKQERSRTRWTASLDKIFADLVVKQIQLGNRQNDTFDKKTWNHIRDEFNRKTDLNFNNNQLRKHLDVLRTRFYNLKSTNDQSNGYVIDDPLYIGLEQWEDIGAQPRNETVKGKDCPIYEQLCAIFTDLPADGKYAQSSHYGELDKSFGINAAYLTSYPEIGVSHENPSSSKSIPRNISTVEKVTKNTLDRKRKRPNETQTTSLDQDTCNAMAEAMLEMISASRLRAVVSSVSDDKFSITNCIKALDEIKGIDQNLYFSALDLFENPSFRETFISLKSVKIRLTWLQGKCSKSSFR, encoded by the exons ATGGAACTTGAATCCAATAATCAACCCAAGCAAGAGCGTTCAAGGACAAGATGGACAGCATCACTTGACAAGATATTTGCAGACTTGGTTGTTAAGCAGATTCAACTGGGGAATAGACAAAACGATACTTTTGACAAGAAAACGTGGAATCACATCCGTGATGAGTTTAATAGGAAAACAGACCTTAATTTCAATAACAATCAATTGAGGAAGCATCTTGATGTTCTTCGGACGCGCTTCTATAATTTGAAATCTACTAATGATCAAAGTAATGGCTATGTAATAGATGATCCCCTTTACATTGGCCTTGAACAGTGGGAAGACATAGGG GCACAGCCTAGGAATGAAACAGTTAAAGGGAAAGATTGTCCGATATATGAGCAACTCTGCGCAATATTCACAGACTTGCCCGCTGATGGGAAATACGCTCAATCTAGTCACTATGGAGAGTTAGATAAATCTTTCGGTATCAATGCTGCTTACTTGACTTCATATCCAGAAATTGGGGTCTCTCATGAAAatccatcatcatcaaaatccatTCCAAGGAATATCTCAACAGTTGAGAAAGTGACCAAGAATACTCTTGATAGGAAAAGGAAACGTCCTAATGAGACACAAACTACTAGTCTAGATCAAGACACATGCAATGCTATGGCAGAAGCCATGTTAGAGATGATTTCTGCGTCGAGGTTAAGAGCAGTTGTTTCGAGTGTAAGTGATGATAAATTTTCCATAACAAACTGCATCAAGGCTCTGGATGAAATAAAAGGCATCGATCAAAATCTTTACTTTTCTGCATTGGACCTCTTTGAGAATCCTAGTTTCAGAGAGACATTCATTTCTTTAAAAAGTGTCAAGATAAGGTTGACATGGTTGCAAGGAAAGTGCAGTAAAAGTTCCTTCCGTTAG